The Fibrobacter sp. genome segment GCTCAATGGATGAAATAATAAGTATCGCAAAAGCATTATCGGACAGTAATCGTGTACGTACACTTCTTGCGCTCTGCAAGCAGGAACTGTGTGTATGCCGAATCATAGAATTATTGGATCTTGCCCCTTCGACTGTCTCTAAACATATGGCAGTACTTAAAAATGCCGGACTTGTAGAGAGCAGAAAAGAGGAAAAGTGGATCTATTATAAGTTATCTGAACCAACAAAAAGGAATAAAAATGTTCAAAGTGTGTTGGAATGGATAACTGGGTCCTTATCCACAGATCCCAGGATCAGACAGGATTCAAAGAATCTCATGAAGATTCTCAGACAAAGTCCTGAAACGATTTGTAAGAATAGGGTAGAAAAGAAACGTCAACAGAAAAAAAGAGGTATCAATTGACATCTTTAGATTGCAACAAACCAGAAACAAAATCATGCGGATGCAGTTCAGGATCAGGCAAAAAGATGCTGATTCCCGCTATTCCACCTGTTGATAAATGGGGACACATTAAATGCAGGATAAGTGATAAATTCAGGATGAAT includes the following:
- a CDS encoding winged helix-turn-helix transcriptional regulator codes for the protein MDEIISIAKALSDSNRVRTLLALCKQELCVCRIIELLDLAPSTVSKHMAVLKNAGLVESRKEEKWIYYKLSEPTKRNKNVQSVLEWITGSLSTDPRIRQDSKNLMKILRQSPETICKNRVEKKRQQKKRGIN